CGAATCGAGTCTGCCATTTTCCGTTGGTTTCGACTGCTCTCATGAACTCGTCCGTGACCCGGACCGAGTGATTGGAATTCTGAAATGCTACGGTAGAGTACGCTTCACCTTCAAGCGATCCATCGTACCCCGCGTTTACGAGCGCCTGGACCTTCTTTTCCTCCAGCGCCTTGGAACGGATGAATGCCACGATATCGGGATGATCGATATCGAGAATCACCATTTTCGCAGCTCTTCTCGTCTTGCCGCCTGACCTGATCACTCCTGCGGAAGCATCAGCGGCCTTCATGAACGACAGGGGCCCTGAGGCAAGACCGCCTCCACTGAGAGGTTCCCTGCAGGAGCGGAGCTTCGAAACGTTTACCCCCGATCCGGACCCTCCTTTGAAGATAATGCCTTCCTGGGTGTACCACTGGAGGATCGATTCCATGGTATCGTCAACACTGATGATAAAGCATGCAGAACACTGCGGATGCGGATCCGCGCCTATGTTGAACCAGACCGGACTGTTAAATGAAGCCTTCTGATGCAGTACGAGGAACAATAATTCGTCACGGAACACACGGGCATCTTCTGGCGACGCGAAGTATCCCTGATCCGTTCCCCAGACGGCTATGGTGTCCACCACCCGTGTGAGCAACGATTTTACGCTGGTTTCTCTTTCTTCCGAAGAAAGCGTTCCTCGGAAATAGCGGGAAGCAACCACCGTCAGAGCCATATCGGACCAAAACTCCGGCGTCTCTATATCGGTCTGTTCGAAAATCAGTTCGTTCTTCTCGTTGCGAATTGCAGCAGTGCGCTTCTGCCACACGACCGCATCCAGAGGGTCCCGCCCTTCTACCGTGAAAACACGGCGGAAAACCAGACCGGAATCCGACGATCGTACAGGCTGAACGCTTTTTTCTCGGGCCCTACGTTTGCTGCCGTTTGGCTTTCGCATTTTTTCTCCTGATCGGCGTTTGCGCTGTAACTCAAAGTAGCGTAATGCAAGCCCTCGTTTCAGGCAAGAGCACTTATCAAGAAGCTGCCGCGGCGTATCTGATTTCTGCTACCCAATCGGGGACCTTTCTCACGAGTCTGCGGAGATTAAGTTGTCTGCATCTCGGGCATTCACTGAAATGGAGTGATGAAATAAATCCGCACGTGCCGCACTCGTACTCGTACTGTGAGCTTTCGATTTCCACCAGGGGAATGTGGGCAGTGCTTCTTCCGTTTCGCAATTCTATGCGTCTGGCCAAGTCCTGCGTGTTAAGAAATCCTCCATAAAAGAGCTTTGAATAGACTTTTCCGAGCTGTTTCCAGGTAAGACCGAATTTCCGCACTATTTCCTCATCCGACATGTCCTGCATGATGCAGGCGAGAACCTCGGCGACTCTAAGGACACGTGTGGTCTTCGAAAACATTACAAGTTTCTTTTTCATTTGGGGGCTCCAATTATGATTATACTTTAATTTTATCATTTTATTAATTGATATTTCAAGTTATTTTGTGATTAATAATCAAGAGCAGACACGAGGCCTGCCCCTACAAGGATGGCGAATCGTGCCACGATTTTTGCGCATTCGAGAATTCTGAGACAGTCTAGGCGAGTAAGGCGAGTGTGCCCCTACCTGGCATCGGAACAGCCGATTCAGCAATTCTGTCAAATATTGTCATTGCGAGGAGCGCAGTGACGTGGCAATCTCCTGATTCAACCGGTTAATTTCAGGCGATTGCTTCGCTTCGCTCGCAATGACACCCCCGAACTGAATCTCGCTTTCCGGAAAATCAGTCGACAGTCCAGCTAAATGATTCCTGAATTTCTTTGACAGACGTATCGGGAGGGAATCCCCCTTTGAAGAGTTCGTCTACGCTCGTGACAATCCGTTCTCCTGAACGGCCTTCAGCAACGATAAGAATGTCGCGGCCTTCCAGACGGGCGAATTCCTGCAGGTATTGGAGACACGTGCCGCAGGGCAACAGGGGTGCGTACAGATCCGAAACCACGGCCACTGCGATGAAGCTTCGTGAACCGTGTATCAGCGCATGATTTACGGCATTTCGTTCGGCGCAGACGCCCAGAGCAGGAATTAAGCATTCAGTATTGCAGCCCTCGAAGATTTCTCCATCCGTTGTGAGAACCGCAGCGCCTACGCGGAATCGGCTCAAAGGAACAGAGGCATTGTCTCGCACTTGAAGAGCGGCAGAGATAAGTCGATCGATGTTCATGGATAAGATCTCGCGATGTACATTTCGAAAAAAGTATAGGGGACCCTGGATAGCAATAAAGGATTGAAGGGTCAACAACTTCCTTTAGTCATAAATGCCAAAACGGAGATGCGAGAACCTCTTCCGGTCTTGTTCGGACACTTCAGAACCTATTCGAGCCATAAAGAGATTCTCCTCCCTGAGGGATACATTGGGCTCGTTCGTGTAGTAATCTCGAAATCCGTAGTTTTTCAGCAGATTCAGCATGAGCTTGCGATACTCGAATTTGGTCAGTCCGGTTCCGTCGAGATCCCAGTGCCAGGAGAACCCGTTCATATACGCTATTTTCGATTCCAGGGAGTCGTCGTTGGATAAGGTTATATCCAGCATTTT
The sequence above is a segment of the Desulfomonile tiedjei DSM 6799 genome. Coding sequences within it:
- a CDS encoding cytidine deaminase, which produces MNIDRLISAALQVRDNASVPLSRFRVGAAVLTTDGEIFEGCNTECLIPALGVCAERNAVNHALIHGSRSFIAVAVVSDLYAPLLPCGTCLQYLQEFARLEGRDILIVAEGRSGERIVTSVDELFKGGFPPDTSVKEIQESFSWTVD